From candidate division WOR-3 bacterium:
TTTTGATGTGGACGATGAGGAAATAATAAGGAGGCTTTCTTCAAGAAGGGTTTGTCCAAAGTGTAATAAAATTTATAATCTTATTTTTAATCCACCAAAAAAAGGTGAATTTTGTGACGAGTGTGATATTAAATTGATTACAAGAGATGATGATAAGGAAGAAGTTATAAGAAAAAGACTAAGTGTTTTTAGAGAAAACACATATCCCCTTGTTGATTATTACAAAAAAAAAGGAATTCTTCATGTAATTAATGGAAAAGGAAAAGCGGAAGAAATAGAGTGTAAAATTAAAGAAATTTTTGTATGATAATCCTAAAATCAAGAGAAGAGATAGAGAATATAAAAGAAGCATCAAAAATAGTTGCAAAGGTTCTTTATGATATAGAAGAGTATATAAAACCAGGAGTATCAACAAAAAAGTTAAATGATATAATTGACAGGATGATAAGAAAAATGGGAGGTTCTCCAGCATTTCTTGGTTATAAGGGTTATCCTGCCTCTTCCTGTATTTCTATAAATGAAGAGGTTGTTCATGGAATACCTTCTGAAAATAAGATTTTAGAAGAAGGAAGTATTGTTAAAATAGATGTGGGTGTTAATAAAAATGGGTTTTTTGGAGATGGAGCTAAAACATATAAAGTGGGTAAAGTGAATGGAGATTTGGAGAGATTGCTTCAGGTTACTGAGAAGGCGCTTTATATAGGAATAGATAAAGCAAGAGCAGGTAATAGAGTAGGTGATATTGGTTTTGAGATACAGCAATTTGTCGAATTTGAAGGTTTCAGTGTTGTAAGAGAACTTGCAGGTCACGGAGTTGGACACTATCTACATGAGGAGCCAGTTGTACCTAATTATGGTAAAAGAGGAGAGGGACCTTTATTAAAAAAAGGTCTTGTTATTGCAATTGAGCCTATGGTAAATATGGGTTCCCATGAAGTTAAGGTTTTAAGGGATAAATGGACTATTGTTACGCTTGATGGAAAGCCTTCTGCCCATTTTGAACATACTGTTTTGATTGATGATGAGCCAATTATTTTAACTACATTAGATTAAGGGAGGAAAAATTATGGCAAAAAAAGGTGTAATAAGAATGGAAGGAACTGTGCAGGAAGTTTTACCTAATACAATGTTCAGGGTTAAGCTTGATTCAGGTCCCCTTGTTTTATGTCATCTTTCAGGTAAGATGAGGCTCAATTTTATAAAGATATTGCCTGGTGATAGAGTTTTGATAGAACTTTCTCCCTACGATCTTACAAGAGGAAGGATAATTTACAGAAAATCTTAGGGGTTCTACTCCCTTAAAAAGTTCTAAGGAGAAAAAAATGCCAAAGTTAAAATCAAAAAAAACAGCAAAAAAAAGATTTAAATTAACAAAAAAGGGAAAGGTTAAATACTATCATGCTTTTCATTCTCATCTTGCAGGAAGCAAAAATGCTAAAAGGAAAAGAAGATTAAGAAAGCCTGATTATTTAAAAGGATCAGACGAAAAGAGAATAAGAAGACTGATTGATGTATAGATGCCCTGGATTTTAAAAAAAAGAATAAAAAGGGAAATAGGTCATATGTTATTTAATTATGAGGGAAAATGTAATTTCCCCCATGGACATACTTTCTGGATAGAAGTTGAAGTTTTATTTGATAAGCTTGATGAAATTGGAATGGGAATTGATTTTGAAGAACTTGAAAGGATAATAAAGGAAATTTTTCCTGATCATGTTTTCTTTAAATATGAAAAGGATGAAAGAGTAAAGGATATAAAGGGAGTTATAAATTTACCTTTTAATCCAACTTGTGAAAATCTTTCAAAATGGGCATATTATAAATTGAAGGAAAGGGGTTTAAGTGTTAAATCAGTTAAGATAGAGGAAACCCCCTTTTCACAAGCAATTTATTTTGAATAATTTACCAGTTTCAGAAATTTTTGAATCAATTCAGGGTGAAGGACCTTTTATAGGTAAAAGGGCAGTTTTTTTAAGGCTTGCCTTCTGTAATTTAAAGTGCTCCTTCTGTGATACTGATTATACATGGAAGGGAGAGATTAAATATAAAAGGATGAGTTTAAAGGAAGTGGAGGAAAAAATTTTGAAGTATAATATTAATCATCTTGTAATTACAGGAGGGGAACCTCTTTTGTGGGAAAAATTTTTTTTTCCTCTTGTTGAAAATCTTCTTGCCAAAAGATTTTTAATAGAGGTTGAAACTAATGGAACAATAGAAAGTTTTTTACCTCAGGATGTTCATTTTAATGTATCTCCAAAACTTTCTAATTCAGGTGAGCCTTATGAGAAGAGAATAAAGATAAATGTTTTAAAAAGTTTTAATAAAAGGGAAAAAGCAATTTTTAAGTTTGTGATAGAAAAGGAGGAAGATATATATGAAGTTCTTGATTTAAAAGAAAAGCTAAATATTGAGAATAAAAAAATATATTTAATGCCAGAGTCCCGAAATATTAAAGAGTTAATAGAAAGAAAAAGGACAGTTTTTGAATTATCAAAAAAATTTGGATTTAAATTTAGTGATAGACTTCATATTCTAATGGGTGTAAGATGATATGAAAGCAATAATTTTTGAAGAGAGTATTCCAAAGTATGTTTTAACTAAAATTCTTGGTAAATTAAATAAATCATTTTATTATTCACCTTTTTCCTGTGTGAAACTTACAGAGATAAAAGAACCTGATCTCCCAAGGGGAAAATATTTAAAAATAAAAACAATTTATGGTGGAATATGTGGAAGTGATATAAATTTAATCACTTTAAAGGACTCACCTACCCTATCACCTTACTCCTCTTCTCCTTTTGTTATAGGGCATGAAAATGTTGGAATTGTTTATGAAAAAAGTGAAGATGCTCAAAATTTTAAAAAGGGAGATAGAGTTATAGTTGACCCTGTTTTATCATGTAAAGCAAAGGAAATAGAAAATTTATGTGAAAATTGTAAAAAGGGTGAATATTCAAGATGTTTGAATTTTTCTGAGAAAGGTAAATTAAGTGAAGGGATTATAATAGGTGCATGTAAAAACACTTCTGGTTCATGGAGTGAATATTTTATTGCAAATGAATTCCAGACTTTTAAATTACCAGAGGAAATCTCTGATGAAGATGCAATTTTAATTGATTCTTTCTGTTCTGCCCTCCATCCAGTTATAAGGAATTTTCCGAATGATAATGATAAAGTTTTGATAATAGGTGCAGGAACCATAGGTATCTGTGCGGTTTATGCTTTAAGGGCACTTCTTAGTAAATCAAAAATTTTTGTTTTAACAAAGTATGAATTTCAGGCAGAAAAAATAAAGGATTTGGCAGAAGTTATATATTTAAAAGAAGATTATTTAAAGAAATTTGCTGAAATAACAGATTCAAAAATTTTAAAACCAATCTTAGGAAAAGAATTTTTAAATTCAGGATTTGATATAATTTTTGAATGCACAGGAAATAAAAATATGATAGAGGATTCTTTAAGATGGATAAAACCCGGAGGAAAAATTGTTTTAATAGGAACATTCGGAATTATGAGTTTTATTGATTTAACACTTTTATGGTTTAAAGAGGCAAAACTTATAGGAACAAATTCTTCAAGCACAGAAAATTATTTAAAGGAAAGGAAAAGATGCTATGAAATTGCAATTGATCTATTAAAAAATAAAAAGATAAGTTTAAAAGATCTTTTGACCCATAAATTTAAAATAGAGGATTATAAAAAGGCAATTGAGGCAAATTTAAATAAGGGAAAATATAAACTTATAAAATCAGCATTTATCTTTAAATAATTATATAACTCCTAATTTTTTCCCAACCTTTTTGAAAATTTCAAGCCCCTTTTCTATATGCTCATCTGTATGGGTTGCCATACAACTTGTTCTTAAAAGTGAATCACCTGGTGGAACACCTGGTGGAACAACAGGATTGACATAAATACCTTCTTCTAAAAGTTCTTTCCACATATAAACTGTTTTCCATTTATCCCTTATATATACAGGAACAATTGGAGTTTTGGTTTTCCCTATATCAAATCCAAGTGATTTTAAACCATTTCTCCATTTTTCAGATACCCTTTTTAAATTCTCAATTCTCTCGGGCTCTTTTTGCATAATTTCAAGTGCCTTTAATGCACTTGCTAAATTGGGTGGTGAGATTGCTGCACTGAAAATAAATGATCTTGCAACATGCTGAATGTAAAATATAACATCCTCATCACCGGCAATAAAACCACCAAGACTTGCAAAGGATTTACTGAATGTCCCCATTATTAAATCAACATCCTTTTCAACACCAAAATAATTTGCTGTTCCCCTTCCGCATTCACCGAGAACACCAATTGAATGGGCATCATCAACCATAATTCTTGCATTATATTTTTTGCATATTTTTATAATTTCAGGTAATGGAGCAATTTCACCGGTCATTGAATAAACACCATCAACTATGACAAGTTTGCCTTTGCCTTCTGGCAACTTTTTTAAAACTTTTTCTAAATCTTCTAAATCATTATGCTTAAACCTTTCCATTTTACCAAAGGACATCTTACATCCATCAATTATTGAGGCATGGTCTTCCTTATCAACAATTGCATAATCATCCTTTCCAACAATTGCAGATATTGTTCCAACATTTGTTTGATAACCTGTTGAAAATACAATACATTTTTCTTTCCTTAAAAATTCTGCAAGTTTTTCTTCAAGTTCAAGATGAATCTTTAAAGTTCCGTTCATAAAGCGAGAACCTGTTACACTTGTCCCATATTTTTTAATTGCTTCAATTGCTGCTTCCCTTACCCTTCTATCAGTTGTAAGTCCTAAATAATTGTTTGAACCAAACATTAAAACCCTTCTCCCATTGAATATTGCTTCAGTCCCTTCATTGTTTTCAAGGGGAAGAAAGAAAGGGTAAACACCTTTTTCCATTGCAATCTTTGCTTCATAAAGTGGATTTAAAGGAGTTAAATTCTTGCATTTTTCAAAAATATCCATAATTACCTCCTTGTTTAATTTTTTTATTTTATTTTTACATATTTCTGATAATCAAGATAGTAAAAGTGAATATATAAGGGTTGAAATTTATTTAATTTTTTTATATAATTATTTAATCGGGGCGTAGCGCAGTCCGGTTTAGCGCGCTACCTTGGGGTGGTAGAGGTCCGGGGTTCAAATCCCCGCGCCCCGATTAAATTTTTTTCCCTCCATATAGTGGTATATAATGCTTTTATAGGAAAATTGAACTCCTTGTTAGGATTAGACTTTTTCCCTTCTACTCCGCAAACTTCTACCCTTAAAAAGTTAAACTTTCTTAATTTAATTCTATTTAGCCGATCTAAAAGCCAAATTTCTTTTTTAATTCTTCAAGACCTTTTTTAACACCTTCCTCAAGTTTTTCCTTTCCTTTTTTCTTTAATTCTTCCTTAATTTTTTCCTCAAATTTTTGTGTATTCAGAGAAATAGAGGGATTTTTATGTGTCCCCTTTATTTTAAAGAAAAGTTCAAAATCTCCTGACTTGTCTGTAAAATAATTTGAAAGAGCTGAATACTTCCTCAAAAGTTCTGCCCCCTTTCCCCTGAATTTAAAAAGAATATCAAAATCAAGGTCCCCTTTCAAAGATGCTCTACCTTTTGGTTCTAAAAAGTAATCAGAAGCATCTATTTTAAAATCAGGAAAATCTATAAAACCCTTTTCTATTTTTATTTTTAAATTTATGTTTTTAAACTTTAAATTTTTTAATTCCTCTATTTTTAAAATTTCTGCTATTTTATCCAGAATCGGGTCCTTTTTAAATTCTCCATCAAAAGCAATTACAGTATTTGAAGCATAAAGTGTCCCGAAAATATCATCAAGGTCAAACTTACTATCTGTCTCTATGTTTAATTTACCTTTTATTTCTCCAAGGTAAAACTTATGATTTTTCAAAATTTCTGAAAACTCTAAATTTTTACCCTTCAAATTTGATTTAACTAATATACTTCCCTTTGTAATTTCAATATTACCCTCAATTTCTCCTCCATAAACCTTTCCCTTTAAATTTTTAATTCTTATACCCCTTTCGTCAATTTCAATCTCAACTTTTATATCCTTTAAATTATCTTCTTTATATACAAAATTCCTTATGTTTCCCTCAATAAAAATTCTTATATTCTCAGGAAGAATAAGTTCGGGTTTTTTTATTTCTTTTTTACCTTCACCAGTTTTTTTCTCTTCGGGCAGGATTTCATTTAAATTTAGATTGCTTGAATTTAAAGAACCCTTTAAAAAAGTTATTTTCCCTTTTGTTTCTCCATTTAAATTAAATATTAAATCATTTTTTCCTGCATAAAATTTCCCTGAAATATCTAAATTACCCTTTGCACTCCCTTTTGCATTAAAATCCAAGGAATAATTTAAACTTTTACCTGTAAATTCAAAAAGGTCTCCATTTATTTTTCCTTTTCCACTAAATTCATTTGGAAATAAAAGGGAAAATTCAATATTTAAATTACCTTTCTGTTTTTCTGAAGCAAAGTCTAAGTTTAATTCACCTCTTTTACCTTTAAATTCTATAAAAAATTTAGTAAAATCCACTTTTCTTAAAGGTGTTTTTACATAAAGGGATTTTCCATCAATTTTCCCTTTTATATCAGGAATTATATCTTTATAATTACCACTTACAGTGATTAAAACATCAAGATTACCACTTAAATCAATTTCTTTAACTTTTAAAATTTCTTTAACAAATGTAAGAGGTATATTTTTTGATTCAAGGGATATTTTATATTCAGGCTCTCCTACAAGTACTTTTAAGATTTCACCCTTTCCATTTAAATTTATATCTTTTACCTTTATATCATAATTTTTTATTTCAAGTTTATCCTTTGTTAAGTCAAAATTCAGATTGAAAGAGTATTTAATGGGCGAAAAAAATTCAAAATCCTTTAAAGAAACATCACCATTACCTTTAAATTCAAAAGTGTTCCTTGTGATACTTTTTGAAGAAATTTTTAAATTAAAGGGGTAAATAGCTATTCTTTTCCCTTTTAAGGGTACTATCTCTATTCTTGCTTTTTCAATTTCAAGACTTTTAAGAATAAAAAATACAGGAATTTCAATCTTTTGAGCTTCTTTTTCCTTTTCAGGTTTTTTAACAGGAAATTCTTCTTTCTGATATAAAAATAAAGAGGGGTTTTTGATATAAATTCCATCTATTTCAAGAGTTCTTTTAAAAATAAGTGGAAGAATCCTTAAGGAAAATTCAATTTTTTCTACATCAAGAAAATCTCTTTTTTCATCTTCCTTAACTTTTATCCTTTTTGCACTTATACCTATTTTTCTTAAGGAAATCTGGGGTTCCACCTTTTCAATTTTCACATCCTTTTTGAGTGCATCGCTCAATGTTTTCTGGGTGAATTCTTTTATTCTTTCAGGTGTAAGGTAGCTTTTTACGATAAAGAAAATTGTTAAAAGTAAAATAAAAATTAAGGCAAAAAAGGAAAGAATTATAAATATAATTTTTCTCATAATAAAATTATATGGAAAAATTAAGGGAAAAGGCACAAAAAATTTTACTTAAAAATTTAAAAAAGGGTTTTAGTAAAAATCTTAAAAAAAATTACTTTTATATTTCACCTGATAAAGAGCATTATCACCAGTGGTTCTGGGATTCCTGTTTTCATATTATTGTTATGTCTGAATTTAATACTCAATATGCAATTAATGAACTTGAAACCCTTTTAAGTGTTCAAAAAGAGAATGGTTTTATTCCTCATATAATTTTCTGGCGTTTTAGATTAAAGGATCATTTTAAAATATGGTGGAAAAAAGAGCAAGATCCGGACTATA
This genomic window contains:
- a CDS encoding AsmA-like C-terminal region-containing protein, which produces MRKIIFIILSFFALIFILLLTIFFIVKSYLTPERIKEFTQKTLSDALKKDVKIEKVEPQISLRKIGISAKRIKVKEDEKRDFLDVEKIEFSLRILPLIFKRTLEIDGIYIKNPSLFLYQKEEFPVKKPEKEKEAQKIEIPVFFILKSLEIEKARIEIVPLKGKRIAIYPFNLKISSKSITRNTFEFKGNGDVSLKDFEFFSPIKYSFNLNFDLTKDKLEIKNYDIKVKDINLNGKGEILKVLVGEPEYKISLESKNIPLTFVKEILKVKEIDLSGNLDVLITVSGNYKDIIPDIKGKIDGKSLYVKTPLRKVDFTKFFIEFKGKRGELNLDFASEKQKGNLNIEFSLLFPNEFSGKGKINGDLFEFTGKSLNYSLDFNAKGSAKGNLDISGKFYAGKNDLIFNLNGETKGKITFLKGSLNSSNLNLNEILPEEKKTGEGKKEIKKPELILPENIRIFIEGNIRNFVYKEDNLKDIKVEIEIDERGIRIKNLKGKVYGGEIEGNIEITKGSILVKSNLKGKNLEFSEILKNHKFYLGEIKGKLNIETDSKFDLDDIFGTLYASNTVIAFDGEFKKDPILDKIAEILKIEELKNLKFKNINLKIKIEKGFIDFPDFKIDASDYFLEPKGRASLKGDLDFDILFKFRGKGAELLRKYSALSNYFTDKSGDFELFFKIKGTHKNPSISLNTQKFEEKIKEELKKKGKEKLEEGVKKGLEELKKKFGF
- the infA gene encoding translation initiation factor IF-1, producing MAKKGVIRMEGTVQEVLPNTMFRVKLDSGPLVLCHLSGKMRLNFIKILPGDRVLIELSPYDLTRGRIIYRKS
- the map gene encoding type I methionyl aminopeptidase, whose amino-acid sequence is MIILKSREEIENIKEASKIVAKVLYDIEEYIKPGVSTKKLNDIIDRMIRKMGGSPAFLGYKGYPASSCISINEEVVHGIPSENKILEEGSIVKIDVGVNKNGFFGDGAKTYKVGKVNGDLERLLQVTEKALYIGIDKARAGNRVGDIGFEIQQFVEFEGFSVVRELAGHGVGHYLHEEPVVPNYGKRGEGPLLKKGLVIAIEPMVNMGSHEVKVLRDKWTIVTLDGKPSAHFEHTVLIDDEPIILTTLD
- a CDS encoding 6-carboxytetrahydropterin synthase; translation: MPWILKKRIKREIGHMLFNYEGKCNFPHGHTFWIEVEVLFDKLDEIGMGIDFEELERIIKEIFPDHVFFKYEKDERVKDIKGVINLPFNPTCENLSKWAYYKLKERGLSVKSVKIEETPFSQAIYFE
- a CDS encoding pyridoxal phosphate-dependent aminotransferase family protein; translation: MDIFEKCKNLTPLNPLYEAKIAMEKGVYPFFLPLENNEGTEAIFNGRRVLMFGSNNYLGLTTDRRVREAAIEAIKKYGTSVTGSRFMNGTLKIHLELEEKLAEFLRKEKCIVFSTGYQTNVGTISAIVGKDDYAIVDKEDHASIIDGCKMSFGKMERFKHNDLEDLEKVLKKLPEGKGKLVIVDGVYSMTGEIAPLPEIIKICKKYNARIMVDDAHSIGVLGECGRGTANYFGVEKDVDLIMGTFSKSFASLGGFIAGDEDVIFYIQHVARSFIFSAAISPPNLASALKALEIMQKEPERIENLKRVSEKWRNGLKSLGFDIGKTKTPIVPVYIRDKWKTVYMWKELLEEGIYVNPVVPPGVPPGDSLLRTSCMATHTDEHIEKGLEIFKKVGKKLGVI
- a CDS encoding zinc-binding dehydrogenase yields the protein MKAIIFEESIPKYVLTKILGKLNKSFYYSPFSCVKLTEIKEPDLPRGKYLKIKTIYGGICGSDINLITLKDSPTLSPYSSSPFVIGHENVGIVYEKSEDAQNFKKGDRVIVDPVLSCKAKEIENLCENCKKGEYSRCLNFSEKGKLSEGIIIGACKNTSGSWSEYFIANEFQTFKLPEEISDEDAILIDSFCSALHPVIRNFPNDNDKVLIIGAGTIGICAVYALRALLSKSKIFVLTKYEFQAEKIKDLAEVIYLKEDYLKKFAEITDSKILKPILGKEFLNSGFDIIFECTGNKNMIEDSLRWIKPGGKIVLIGTFGIMSFIDLTLLWFKEAKLIGTNSSSTENYLKERKRCYEIAIDLLKNKKISLKDLLTHKFKIEDYKKAIEANLNKGKYKLIKSAFIFK
- the rpmI gene encoding 50S ribosomal protein L35; amino-acid sequence: MPKLKSKKTAKKRFKLTKKGKVKYYHAFHSHLAGSKNAKRKRRLRKPDYLKGSDEKRIRRLIDV
- a CDS encoding 7-carboxy-7-deazaguanine synthase QueE, with protein sequence MNNLPVSEIFESIQGEGPFIGKRAVFLRLAFCNLKCSFCDTDYTWKGEIKYKRMSLKEVEEKILKYNINHLVITGGEPLLWEKFFFPLVENLLAKRFLIEVETNGTIESFLPQDVHFNVSPKLSNSGEPYEKRIKINVLKSFNKREKAIFKFVIEKEEDIYEVLDLKEKLNIENKKIYLMPESRNIKELIERKRTVFELSKKFGFKFSDRLHILMGVR